The Candidatus Krumholzibacteriota bacterium genomic interval CGGCGGACGGTCGATCGGCTTCTCGGAGACGGCGGCCCTGCCCTTCGGCAAGTGGCTCTGGACGATCCCGGCCTGCATGTACTGCGCGAACGCCTTTGGGGATACGGCCGACCTGACGATCGCCGACCCCTGGGGGATCGTGCGGCCGGAGGACGCGGGCGACGGCATGTCGATGATCGCGGTGCGCACGGAAAAGGGCGCGGCGCTGCTCGCGGCCGCCGGGGAAGCGATCGAGCTCGAGCAAATCGACACGGCGGCGTTCGCCCGCTCGATCCGCTGGCCCGATCTCGAGCGGAAGATCGCCTCGATACCAATCCGTCTCGGGGAGAGCGGTTCGAGGGGCGAGAGGCGCCGGCTCGACGCCCGAAACCGGGAGAGGCGCTGGTACGAGTGGATTCTCGAGCGGTTCGATCCGCCGCGGGTCATCAGGAAGATACTGGGCAGGCTGCCCTTCGCCGGGCTGCCGAAATGACGGGAACATGCATGGAACCTCGAGGCGTACCGGTCGTGATGTACCACGGGGTCGGCCCCGAGAAGCCCGGGTGGGCCTGGAACCACCTCCTCGTTCGGGCCGACGTGTTCGACGGCCAGATGAGGCGCCTGAAAGAGGAGGGGTGGACGACGATCTTCCTGGGCGACCTGTACGCGCACCTCGCCCGGAACGAGCCGCTGCCGCCGAAGCCGGTCGTTCTCACCTTCGACGACGGCTACCTCGACAACTGGGTCTTCGCCGCCCCGATCCTCGCGAAGTACGGCCACCGCGCCGTCGTCTACATGACGAGCGACTTCGTCGATCCCGCCGGCTCGCCGCGGCCGACGCTCGACGACGCGTGGGCGGGGCGCGTCCGCGAGGAGGACCTGCCCGTCGAGGGCTTCCTCTCCTTCGCCGAGATGCGGCGGCTGGAGGAGAGCGGCGTGATGGAGGTGCAGGGCCACGCCAAGACCCACACGTGGTATCCGTGCGGTCCGCGGATCGTCGATTACCACCGGCCCGCCGGCGTGGATGGCTATGCCCCGAAGCCGTGGCTCGGCTGGAACCGTCATCCCGAAAGGAAATTCGCGTACATGACCGAGCGGCTCGAGGAGACGGTCCCCTGGGGCACGCCGGTCTTCGAGCACAGGAAATCGCTCGCGGGGAAGAGATGGTTCCCCGACGGATCGCTGGAAAAGCGCCTCGTCTCCTTCGTCGAGGGCGAGGGGGGAGCCCGGTTCTTCGAGCGCCCGGACTGGCGCGAGCGTCTCGACGCGATCGCGCGAAAGCGGGAAGCGGGCGGCCGGCTGGAGACCGAAGAGGAATTCGACGATCGGATCCTCTTCGAGCTGACCGAGTCGAAGCGGATCCTCGAGGCGGGGATCGGGAAGCACATCGACTTTCTCTGCTGGCCGGGGGGCGGGCGCAGCCCCCGGACGCTCGAACTGGCCGGGGAGGCGGGCTACCTCGCGACGACCACCCACTTCCACGACAGGACGAGAAGGAACCTCTACGGCCAGAAGCCCAGCGAGACGAACAGGACGGGGTGCGGAACGCCCTGGCAGTGGCGGGGTGTACGCGTGGCCCGCACGGATCCGGGATTCTTCACCGCCATCCTCGACGAGTTCAACGGCGTGCCCGGAGCGGTGTGGCGGATGCGTAGCTACAAGATCGCGTTCCTCCTCCGGCATTTCCTGCTCGGGCGCGATTGACGAAGCGGGGATCCGGCATGACGGCCGGGCGCCAGAATGATGTTGGATGAGGCGTCTCGATCCGCTACAGTGACGGGACGTTTCGGCGCGTCGCCGCGACGGGCAACGACAGGATCGTGGACATGCTGCCTCCGCTGCCGGCCGCCCTGGTCGGAAAAATCATCTACCCCGCGTACCGGGCGATCAGACGGGACGGTCTCCTCGCCGATCTCGCCGAGCTCGAGCGCAGGGAGCATCTCCCGCTGGAAGAGCTCGAGGAGATCCAGGCGCGGAGGATACGCGAGACGCTGGCCGCGGCCTACGCGCACGTCCCCTATTACCGGGATGCCATGGACCGGGCGAAACTGCGTCCCGGGGACGTGCGTGGCCCGGCGGAGCTCGCCCTCCTCCCCTTCCTCACGAAGGAAATCGTCCGCGCCGAGGCAACCCGGCTCGTCACCACCGATCCGTCGAGGAAGGGATACCGGTCGAGCACGGGCGGCTCGACGGGCGAACCGCTCTTCTTCTTCAACGACCACGGCGCCGGGCCCGGGCGCCGCGCGAACACGATCCGCGCCTACCGGTGGGCGGGGATCGACATCGGGGACCGCCAGGTGCTCCTGTGGGGATTCTCCCTGAACCGGTCCCCGGCGGAGCGGTTCGCCGCCGCCGCGAAGAACTACCTCAACAACGTCCTGCCCCTCTCGACCTTCGACCTGTCGGAGGAGGGGATGCGCCGCCACGACGCCAGGTTGCGCCGCTTCCGGCCCGCGTACATGGTCGCCTATCCCTCGGCCGTCGCCCTCTTCGCCGACTGGTACGAGCGGACGGGGCCGCCGGCGTACGATCTCGGGGCCGTCGTCACCAGCGGCGAACGGCTCTACCCGCACCAGCGCGAGATCGTCGAGCGGGTCTTCCGGTGCAGGGTGTTCGACCGGTACGGGAGCAGGGAGTTCGCCAACGTCGCCGCCGAGTGCGATCGGCACGCGGGGCTGCACGTCTTCATCGATCTCTTCTGCGCCGAGATCGTCCGGGAAAACGGCGAGCCGTGCGCGGCGGGGGAGACCGGCGAGCTCGTCGTCACGGATTTCTCCAACCTCTACATGCCTTTCATCCGTTACCGGACCGGCGACCTCGCCGTGAAAACTGACAGGGCCTGCCCGTGCGGGCGGGGATACCCGCTCATCGAGAAGATCGAGGGCCGCACCTTCGATGCCATCTCGACGCCGTCGGGGAAGAAGGTGGGGGGGTTCTTCTGGACGTGGCTGTCGCGGGCCGTTCCCGGCATACGGCGGTTCCAGATCGAACAGGCGTCCCCGGGGCGGATCGTCTTCAGGATCGTTCCCGGTCCGGGCTGGGAAAAGGCGCACGAGGGGACGCTCCGGGCGAAGATCGCGGAGGGATGCGGCGAGGATCTCGCCGTCGTCTTCGAGATCGTCGACGACATCCCCCTGACCGGGGCGGGCAAATCGAGGTTCATCGTCTCCCGGCCCCTTTGAGAGGCACGGACGGGAAGACGTGTTCACCCTGGAGAGCGGAAGGAGACGCGATGAGCGGGAAGACGAGGATCGGGATCATCATCTGCGACCGGTACCGCCGGTGCGCGGGAGGGAAGTGCTTCCGGGCGATGCGGGAGCGGGAGGGCGCCTTCAGCATCTACCACGACGTCGATATCGAGCTCGTCGGCTACACGACCTGCGACGGCTGCCCGGGGGGCA includes:
- a CDS encoding polysaccharide deacetylase family protein — its product is MEPRGVPVVMYHGVGPEKPGWAWNHLLVRADVFDGQMRRLKEEGWTTIFLGDLYAHLARNEPLPPKPVVLTFDDGYLDNWVFAAPILAKYGHRAVVYMTSDFVDPAGSPRPTLDDAWAGRVREEDLPVEGFLSFAEMRRLEESGVMEVQGHAKTHTWYPCGPRIVDYHRPAGVDGYAPKPWLGWNRHPERKFAYMTERLEETVPWGTPVFEHRKSLAGKRWFPDGSLEKRLVSFVEGEGGARFFERPDWRERLDAIARKREAGGRLETEEEFDDRILFELTESKRILEAGIGKHIDFLCWPGGGRSPRTLELAGEAGYLATTTHFHDRTRRNLYGQKPSETNRTGCGTPWQWRGVRVARTDPGFFTAILDEFNGVPGAVWRMRSYKIAFLLRHFLLGRD
- a CDS encoding phenylacetate--CoA ligase family protein, with the translated sequence MDMLPPLPAALVGKIIYPAYRAIRRDGLLADLAELERREHLPLEELEEIQARRIRETLAAAYAHVPYYRDAMDRAKLRPGDVRGPAELALLPFLTKEIVRAEATRLVTTDPSRKGYRSSTGGSTGEPLFFFNDHGAGPGRRANTIRAYRWAGIDIGDRQVLLWGFSLNRSPAERFAAAAKNYLNNVLPLSTFDLSEEGMRRHDARLRRFRPAYMVAYPSAVALFADWYERTGPPAYDLGAVVTSGERLYPHQREIVERVFRCRVFDRYGSREFANVAAECDRHAGLHVFIDLFCAEIVRENGEPCAAGETGELVVTDFSNLYMPFIRYRTGDLAVKTDRACPCGRGYPLIEKIEGRTFDAISTPSGKKVGGFFWTWLSRAVPGIRRFQIEQASPGRIVFRIVPGPGWEKAHEGTLRAKIAEGCGEDLAVVFEIVDDIPLTGAGKSRFIVSRPL